A genomic stretch from Paraburkholderia dioscoreae includes:
- a CDS encoding NIPSNAP family protein, producing the protein MIVEERIYDLRPNGAREFAQHFEREGIAIQRPVLGRLIGYFYTDIGPLNQVVHLWGYEDLEDRARRRAILLAMPEWQEYVRKNIQPLLVRMQNKILLPMSFSPPLPPLWQPEDEHARR; encoded by the coding sequence ATGATCGTCGAGGAACGAATCTATGATTTGCGGCCGAACGGCGCGCGTGAGTTCGCGCAGCACTTCGAGCGCGAAGGCATTGCGATCCAGCGGCCGGTGCTGGGCAGGCTGATCGGCTATTTCTATACCGACATCGGTCCGCTGAATCAGGTGGTCCACCTGTGGGGCTACGAAGATCTTGAGGATCGCGCGCGCCGCCGCGCGATTCTGCTGGCCATGCCCGAATGGCAGGAGTATGTGCGCAAGAACATCCAGCCGTTGCTCGTGCGCATGCAGAACAAGATCCTGCTGCCCATGTCGTTCTCGCCGCCACTGCCGCCGCTGTGGCAACCCGAAGACGAGCATGCGCGACGTTGA
- a CDS encoding 2-keto-4-pentenoate hydratase produces MRDVEGARDVAQAGAGAAADADAGARAGADTGPDAGAQGAAEPVPLNVSRLAEALASARLCGRPLQVLPCVDVPLSFEDAMAVQREVGRRLGAAVAGWKAGLIPGVRFTCAAVFAADVLESPAVYRLPCVPSEGEATAFVEGEVAFSLAHDLPPRVQPYSNDEVAHAVDRCHAAIEIGNPRMVHFDAASLMHKLADSMGNGAIVWGAGTSGWRAIDWSALRVRMMLDGKTVVDHVDSGKGADPLATLVALANARNREPLRAGQVVITGNRTGFNVARTGTRIHVAIGGLGEVSVQLV; encoded by the coding sequence ATGCGCGACGTTGAGGGCGCGCGCGATGTCGCGCAGGCCGGCGCCGGCGCCGCCGCTGATGCTGACGCTGGAGCCCGAGCCGGAGCTGACACCGGACCCGACGCCGGCGCGCAAGGTGCCGCAGAACCAGTCCCGTTGAATGTCTCCCGGCTTGCCGAGGCGCTCGCGAGTGCACGTCTATGCGGCCGGCCATTGCAGGTGCTGCCATGCGTCGACGTGCCGCTCTCGTTCGAAGATGCAATGGCGGTGCAGCGCGAGGTCGGCCGTCGTCTGGGCGCCGCGGTGGCGGGCTGGAAAGCGGGCCTGATACCGGGTGTGCGCTTCACGTGCGCGGCTGTCTTTGCTGCGGACGTGCTAGAGAGCCCGGCCGTGTATCGGTTGCCCTGTGTGCCGTCGGAGGGCGAGGCCACGGCTTTCGTGGAAGGCGAAGTCGCGTTTTCCCTCGCACATGACCTGCCGCCGCGAGTACAACCGTATTCGAATGACGAGGTCGCGCACGCCGTGGACCGCTGCCACGCAGCGATAGAAATCGGCAATCCCCGCATGGTTCATTTCGACGCCGCGTCCTTGATGCATAAACTGGCCGACAGCATGGGCAACGGCGCGATCGTCTGGGGGGCGGGCACGAGTGGATGGCGCGCCATCGACTGGTCGGCTTTGCGCGTGCGCATGATGCTCGACGGCAAAACGGTCGTCGATCACGTAGACAGCGGCAAGGGCGCCGATCCGCTTGCCACGCTTGTCGCGCTGGCCAATGCGCGGAACCGCGAGCCGTTGCGCGCGGGGCAGGTCGTGATCACCGGAAACCGCACGGGCTTCAACGTCGCGAGAACGGGAACCCGCATTCATGTCGCGATCGGCGGGCTCGGCGAGGTGAGTGTGCAACTCGTGTAG